Proteins encoded by one window of Lycium barbarum isolate Lr01 chromosome 11, ASM1917538v2, whole genome shotgun sequence:
- the LOC132619910 gene encoding uncharacterized protein LOC132619910 produces the protein MIGFAREQKVIRILIDGGSGVNILPIHTMKELGIAMEDLFASRLMIQGFNKGGQRAIGAIKVDLTIGELQSSAWLHVIDARTSYNILLGRPWVHENKVIPFTYHQCLKYHEDGVEKKIMADDNPFTEAEAHFADAKFYLKKYAAKVDEVAIIDNAEVMNKNAKVVACKEKAAVKEDQRSFDVSKLPNTNGASSSKKIDTIISSTKLLGRFVASSSQQNEALPTKRTDEGLDPNAYKLLAKVGYNPREPSKLGKLPMEPVARQKREGKSTARVSVFERLGPMKNGSKIRRNHKRMKSSFFPKSQNISKDFRSLIPSRMRRQTDLVVSCGEVLKAKSHVVVYTKERDEDEESVGSSYHVTVQDERDTLSPIRVDEELEDFSWCYHIYVDDGEPQEDEDAKDAPPEFEEGVKTTVDALKEVNLGTDEDPRPTYVNSLLAVDEESAYVELHKEYKDVFAWSYKEMPGLDPNVAVHHLAVKNGTRPIKQAQRRYRSELVPLIENEVNKLIEASFIHEVKFPTWISSIVPVRKKICND, from the exons ATGATTGGGTTTGCACGTGAGCAAAAGGTGATCAGAATCCTAATCGATGGTGGGTCTGGAGTTAACATCCTTCCTATTCACACAATGAAGGAGCTTGGAATCGCAATGGAGGATCTTTTCGCAAGTCGTTTGATGATCCAAGGATTCAACAAAGGGGGACAAAGAGCCATAGGAGCTATCAAAGTAGACCTCACCATCGGCGAGCTGCAATCTAGCGCGTGGTTGCATGTGATCGATGCAAGGACTTCGTATAACATCTTGCTCGGTAGGCCTTGGGTACATGAGAACAAGGTGATCCCCTTTACCTACCACCAGTGTTTGAAGTATCATGAAGATGGAGTTGAAAAGAAGATTATGGCCGATGATAATCCCTTCACTGAAGCTGAAGCGCACTTCGCCGATGCCAAGTTCTACTTAAAGAAATATGCCGCAAAAGTTGATGAAGTTGCGATAATCGATAATGCTGAGGTTATGAACAAAAATGCAAAGGTGGTTGCTTGTAAGGAGAAGGCAGCAGTTAAGGAAGATCAAAGGTCCTTTGATGTCAGTAAGTTGCCCAACACAAATGGCGCTTCTTCGAGTAAGAAA ATTGACACAATAATATCATCCACAAAATTACTTGGAAGATTTGTGGCTAGCAGCTCGCAACAAAATGAAGCACTCCCTACGAAGCGTACAGATGAAGGTTTAGATCCAAATGCTTACAAACTACTCGCAAAGGTTGGATACAATCCTAGAGAACCATCAAAATTGGGGAAGCTTCCGATGGAACCTGTGGCGAGGCAAAAACGTGAAG GAAAGTCGACCGCGAGAGTTTCTGTATTTGAGAGGTTAGGACCAATGAAGAATGGAAGCAAGATTCGGAGAAACCACAAGCGTATGAAATCATCATTTTTTCccaaatctcaaaatatctccaaaGACTTCCGAAGTCTGATCCCTTCTAGGATGAGGCGGCAAACGGATCTTGTGGTCTCATGTGGAGAAGTACTAAAAGCAAAGTCGCATGTTGTGGTCTACACCAAGGAGcgggatgaagatgaagaaagtgTTGGCTCTTCATATCACGTTACTGTACAAGATGAAAGGGATACTTTATCTCCAATAAGGGTTGATGAAGAATTGGAGGATTTTTCTTGGTGTTACCATATATATGTCGATGATGGCGAACCTCAAGAAGATGAAGACGCTAAGGATGCTCCGCCCGAATTTGAAGAAGGGGTAAAAACGACAGTCGACGCATTGAAAGAAGTCAACCTTGGCACTGATGAAGATCCAAGGCCCACTTATGTAAATTCTTTACTTGCAGTCGATGAAGAGAGTGCTTATGTTGAATTACATAAAGAGTATAAGGATGTATTTGCCTGGAGTTACAAAGAGATGCCTGGCTTAGACCCTAACGTTGCGGTCCATCATCTCGCTGTTAAGAACGGCACACGTCCTATCAAACAAGCACAACGACGTTACAGGTCAGAATTGGTTCCCTTGATCGAAAATGAAGTTAACAAGCTTATTGAGGCTAGTTTCATTCACGAAGTTAAGTTCCCCACATGGATTTCGAGCATTGTCCCTGTGAGAAAGAAAAtttgtaacgactaa